One Polypterus senegalus isolate Bchr_013 chromosome 10, ASM1683550v1, whole genome shotgun sequence DNA segment encodes these proteins:
- the fam199x gene encoding protein FAM199X, whose protein sequence is MLKMSENLYEKFLAPEEPFPLLSQRGNASDEGTLDISDFGCQLSSCHRTDPLHRFHSNRWNLTSCGTSVASSECSEELFSSVSVGDQDDCYSLLDDQEFTSYDFFPEGSVCSDVSSSISTYWDWSDSEFEWQLPGSDIASGSDVLSDIIPSVPSSPCLIPKRKIKQHRNLDELPWSAMTNDEQVEYIEYLSRKVSTEMGLREQLDIIKIIDPSAQISPTDSEFIIELNCLTDEKLKQVRNYIKEHSPRLRPTSTRESWKRSTHSSASTSGVSGASSSNASMVSSASSSSGGSNSNSNCSIANMSRAHSDSNLSASAAERIRDSKKRSKQRKLQQKALRKRQLKEQRQARKERLSGLFLNEEVLSLRVTEEDNEGDVDILM, encoded by the exons ATGCTGAAAATGTCTGAAAATTTATATGAGAAATTCCTGGCTCCCGAAGagccatttcctttattgtcGCAACGAGGAAATGCTAGCGATGAAGGCACTTTGGACATTAGTGATTTTGGTTGCCAACTTTCATCTTGCCACAGGACTGATCCTCTTCACCGCTTCCACAGTAACAG ATGGAATCTGACCTCCTGTGGTACCAGTGTTGCCAGCTCCGAGTGCAGCGAGGAGTTGTTTTCATCTGTGTCTGTTGGAGACCAGGATGATTGCTACTCTCTCTTAGATGACCAGGAGTTTACATCCTACGACTTTTTTCCTGAAGGCAGCGTCTGTAGTGATGTGTCTTCATCTATTAGTACATATTGGGACTGGTCAGACAGCGAGTTTGAGTGGCAG TTGCCTGGTAGTGATATTGCAAGTGGAAGTGATGTGTTGTCTGATATTATACCTAGTGTTCCTAGCTCTCCTTGCTTGATCCCAAAACGAAAAATCAAGCAGCATAGAAATCTGGATGAATTACCATGGAGTGCTATGACTAATGATGAACAG GTTGAATACATTGAGTATTTAAGTCGAAAGGTCAGTACTGAGATGGGATTGAGAGAACAGCTGgacattatcaaaattattgacCCAAGTGCACAGATATCTCCTACAGATAGCGAATTCATCATTGAACTCAACTGCCTGACGGATGAGAAACTGAAACAG GTCAGAAACTACATCAAGGAGCACAGTCCACGACTGCGGCCAACCAGTACAAGAGAAAGCTGGAAGAGGAGCACCCATAGCAGTGCCAGTACTAGTGGTGTGAGTGGTGCCAGCAGCAGCAATGCCAGCATGGTCAGTTCTGCCAGCAGCTCTAGTGGAGGATCCAACTCTAACTCGAATTGCAGCATCGCCAACATGAGTCGTGCACACAGTGATAGCAACCTGTCTGCCAGTGCTGCTGAAAGAATTCGTGACTCCAAG aaaagaTCCAAGCAACGCAAACTTCAGCAGAAAGCCTTACGGAAAAGACAGCTGAAGGAACAGCGACAGGCTCGGAAGGAACGACTTAGTGGACTCTTCCTTAACGAGGAGGTGCTTTCCCTTAGAGTGACTGAAGAGGACAATGAAGGCGATGTAGATATCTTAATGTGA